The proteins below come from a single Halomicroarcula saliterrae genomic window:
- a CDS encoding helix-turn-helix domain-containing protein, which yields MARGVRDELAEKIAGEVALSDDPGATLRKWRTDFDIAQTQLADRLDVSPSVVSDYESGRRDNPGIGVVRRLVVALLDIDEGRGGNHIRQYARVLSSGFDSDVVHDLREYPANVGVERVYDAIDAEEIHRGGADTVAGHTVINSIAAITRLSSDQFHQLYGQSTNRALVFTGVTRGESPLVAMRVLSPTPSAVVLHGLDSDAIWEHASELARIDDVSLAVTDAELETVLDGLRGLP from the coding sequence ATGGCACGGGGTGTCCGTGACGAACTGGCGGAGAAGATCGCCGGCGAGGTCGCGCTCAGCGACGACCCCGGGGCGACACTCCGGAAGTGGCGCACCGATTTCGATATCGCACAGACCCAGCTCGCCGACCGGCTGGACGTGTCGCCGTCGGTCGTCTCCGACTACGAGAGCGGTCGCCGGGACAACCCCGGTATCGGCGTCGTCCGCCGGCTGGTCGTCGCCCTGCTCGACATCGACGAGGGCCGCGGCGGCAACCACATCCGCCAGTACGCCCGCGTCCTCTCGTCGGGCTTCGATAGCGACGTCGTCCACGACCTCCGGGAGTACCCGGCCAACGTGGGCGTCGAGCGGGTGTACGACGCCATCGACGCCGAGGAGATCCACCGCGGCGGGGCCGACACCGTCGCCGGCCACACCGTCATCAACTCCATCGCGGCCATCACGCGGCTCTCCTCGGACCAGTTCCACCAGCTGTACGGCCAGTCGACGAACCGGGCGCTCGTCTTCACCGGCGTCACCCGCGGCGAGTCGCCGCTGGTCGCGATGCGCGTCCTCTCACCGACGCCGAGCGCCGTCGTCTTGCACGGCCTCGACAGCGACGCTATCTGGGAACACGCTTCGGAGCTGGCCCGCATCGACGACGTCTCGCTCGCCGTCACCGACGCGGAGCTGGAAACGGTGCTGGACGGGCTGCGCGGGCTGCCCTAG
- a CDS encoding type IV pilin, with translation MVRAICLPPDDRALSPVVGTVLLVGLALLLAAAVSATALGFADELTGVAPTVAQSSGTYERYASGGGRYDEQVVRVTHEAGDTLTVRDIEIAVDASDACGKTGRLVNLPASGDDPRPTSEYVRGDDVFDNAANSVEGPIGTGDVDDDGEWSAGETVQFRLSTRECPLDTGDSFTVRVVHTPTDSVVIDQPVRAD, from the coding sequence GTGGTACGAGCGATCTGCCTTCCCCCGGACGACCGGGCGCTATCGCCGGTCGTGGGTACCGTCCTGCTGGTCGGCCTCGCGCTCCTGCTGGCCGCCGCCGTCTCGGCCACCGCGCTCGGTTTCGCCGACGAACTGACCGGGGTCGCCCCCACCGTCGCCCAGTCGAGCGGGACCTACGAGCGCTACGCCAGTGGCGGCGGGCGCTACGACGAGCAGGTCGTCCGCGTCACCCACGAGGCGGGCGACACGCTGACCGTGCGCGACATCGAAATCGCCGTCGACGCGAGCGACGCCTGCGGGAAGACGGGCCGGCTGGTGAACCTCCCGGCGTCGGGCGACGACCCGCGCCCCACGAGCGAGTACGTCCGCGGCGACGACGTCTTCGACAACGCCGCGAACTCGGTGGAGGGACCCATCGGCACCGGCGACGTGGACGACGACGGCGAGTGGTCCGCCGGCGAGACGGTCCAGTTCCGGCTCTCGACGCGGGAGTGCCCCCTCGACACCGGCGACAGCTTCACCGTCCGTGTCGTCCATACACCGACCGACAGCGTCGTCATCGACCAGCCCGTTCGCGCGGACTGA
- a CDS encoding replication factor C large subunit yields the protein MDWTEKYRPSTLSEVRGNNKARDSLKQWADTWADHREAVILHGTPGVGKTSAAHALANDMDWPTIELNASDSRTKDVIEQVAGEAAKSGTLTAGGAGRRLVVMDEADNIHGNADRGGARAIGSLVKEASQPMILIANEYYEMSNSLRNSCQDIEFSAVQKRSIVPVLRDICRKEGIEYTDAAIEDIAEQNSGDLRGAIKDLQATAEGRDRIEADDYVSGERDTSSGIFEYLDVVLKEGDAETALKGSYDVDETPDDLINWIEDNMPKDYEGAELARAYRSLSDADRWLGRVRATQNYSFWKYAGDAMTAGVAAARDGTKGGWTRYGPPSYWSKLGRSKGARSTRDYVARQIAAIDGVSMRTARREIMPFLATMTHHCTNRELTVAMAATYELEADHVSFITGSGESTNKVQSIVEDAERRREEAAVEHSGGAFEGGVAGGTDDGERAEESESDAQATLAGDASEETEETPDSESADDDQQSGLSDFM from the coding sequence ATGGACTGGACCGAGAAGTACCGCCCGAGCACGCTCTCGGAGGTACGGGGGAACAACAAGGCCCGCGACAGCCTGAAACAGTGGGCCGACACGTGGGCGGACCACCGTGAGGCCGTCATCCTCCACGGCACGCCCGGCGTGGGCAAGACCTCCGCGGCCCACGCGCTCGCCAACGACATGGACTGGCCGACCATCGAACTGAACGCCAGCGACTCGCGGACCAAGGACGTCATCGAGCAGGTGGCCGGCGAGGCCGCCAAGTCCGGGACGCTCACCGCCGGCGGGGCCGGCCGCCGACTGGTCGTCATGGACGAGGCCGACAACATCCACGGGAACGCCGACCGCGGCGGCGCGCGGGCCATCGGGTCGCTGGTCAAGGAGGCCAGCCAGCCGATGATACTCATCGCGAACGAGTACTACGAGATGTCGAACAGCCTCAGGAACAGCTGTCAGGACATCGAGTTCTCCGCGGTCCAGAAGCGCTCTATCGTCCCCGTCCTGCGGGATATCTGCCGCAAAGAGGGCATCGAGTACACCGACGCCGCCATCGAGGACATCGCCGAGCAAAACAGCGGCGACCTCCGCGGGGCTATCAAGGACCTCCAGGCCACCGCGGAGGGCCGGGACCGCATCGAGGCCGACGACTACGTCTCCGGCGAACGGGACACCTCCTCGGGCATCTTCGAGTATCTGGACGTGGTGCTCAAGGAGGGGGACGCCGAGACGGCGCTGAAGGGGAGCTACGACGTCGACGAGACGCCGGACGACCTCATCAACTGGATAGAGGACAACATGCCCAAAGACTACGAGGGGGCGGAACTCGCGCGGGCCTACCGCTCGCTCTCGGACGCCGACCGCTGGCTCGGTCGCGTGCGGGCGACACAGAACTACTCGTTCTGGAAGTACGCCGGCGACGCGATGACCGCCGGCGTCGCCGCCGCCCGCGACGGCACCAAAGGCGGCTGGACCCGCTACGGCCCGCCCAGTTACTGGTCGAAACTCGGCCGCTCGAAGGGGGCGCGGTCGACGCGGGACTACGTCGCCCGCCAGATCGCCGCCATCGACGGCGTCTCCATGCGCACGGCGCGCCGGGAGATCATGCCCTTCCTTGCGACGATGACACACCACTGCACGAACCGCGAGCTGACGGTTGCGATGGCCGCGACCTACGAGCTGGAGGCCGACCACGTCTCCTTCATCACCGGCTCGGGCGAGTCGACGAACAAGGTCCAGTCCATCGTCGAGGACGCCGAGCGGCGCCGGGAGGAAGCTGCGGTGGAACACTCCGGCGGGGCGTTCGAGGGCGGCGTCGCCGGCGGGACCGACGACGGTGAGCGCGCCGAGGAGTCCGAGAGCGATGCACAGGCGACGCTGGCCGGAGACGCGTCCGAAGAGACCGAGGAGACGCCCGACAGCGAGAGCGCGGACGACGACCAGCAGTCCGGGCTCTCGGATTTCATGTAG
- a CDS encoding amino acid ABC transporter permease, translating into MSAEDPTAAEQVRTTIDVDTDRPWALLGLAVFWGWLVVRWTNDFLLPAAVALPSDQSFFPAAPFASAAESLTATASSLGVAGAPLAFAAGLLSFVAGAIPSLPALARGAWLTIVLTVVGIALGFVLAVPLSVARVYGGRALRWLSLSYTELIRGTPLLAQLFLLYFGLPSTKLLRYVPGVGSGFVPGTAALVAIVGFTINSAAYQAEYIRSALESVDAGQLTAARSIGLSKREGIRYVVLPQGLRYAIPGWSNELVYLIKYSSLASFITVRELFFRAESIANETFRYTELYVLAALFYIALVVSASVAMNVVEERTAIPGLGGRRQG; encoded by the coding sequence ATGAGCGCCGAGGACCCCACCGCGGCCGAGCAGGTCCGGACGACCATCGACGTCGACACCGACCGGCCGTGGGCGCTGCTCGGCCTCGCGGTGTTCTGGGGCTGGCTGGTCGTCCGCTGGACCAACGACTTCCTGCTTCCCGCCGCCGTCGCGCTCCCGAGCGACCAGTCGTTCTTCCCGGCCGCGCCGTTCGCGTCGGCCGCCGAGTCCCTCACCGCGACGGCGTCCTCACTCGGGGTCGCCGGCGCGCCGCTCGCGTTCGCGGCCGGGCTGCTATCGTTCGTCGCCGGCGCCATCCCCTCGCTTCCGGCGCTGGCCCGCGGCGCGTGGCTCACCATCGTCCTGACCGTCGTCGGCATCGCGCTCGGCTTCGTCCTCGCGGTGCCGCTGTCGGTCGCCCGGGTGTACGGCGGGCGGGCGCTGCGCTGGCTCTCGCTGTCGTACACCGAGCTCATCCGGGGGACGCCGCTGCTGGCGCAGCTGTTCCTGCTGTACTTCGGCCTGCCGTCGACAAAGCTACTCCGCTACGTGCCCGGCGTCGGCTCGGGGTTCGTCCCGGGGACGGCGGCGCTGGTCGCTATCGTCGGCTTCACAATCAACAGCGCGGCGTATCAGGCCGAGTACATCCGTTCGGCGCTCGAATCCGTCGACGCGGGACAACTGACCGCCGCCCGGTCCATCGGGCTCTCGAAGCGCGAGGGCATCCGCTACGTCGTGCTCCCACAGGGGCTTCGTTACGCCATCCCGGGCTGGTCGAACGAGCTCGTCTATCTCATCAAGTACTCCTCCCTGGCGTCCTTTATCACCGTCCGGGAGCTGTTCTTCCGGGCCGAAAGCATCGCCAACGAAACGTTCCGCTACACCGAGCTCTACGTGCTCGCGGCGCTGTTTTACATCGCGCTGGTCGTCTCGGCGTCGGTGGCGATGAACGTCGTCGAAGAACGGACGGCGATTCCGGGTCTCGGCGGGCGGCGACAGGGCTGA
- a CDS encoding amino acid ABC transporter ATP-binding protein, which translates to MTLLRVENVDKSYGDEEVLNGVSFEMDRGDVDVLMGPSGSGKSTTLRCINRLTDIDSGDIWLDGTDVAAPETDVNKLRQDVGMVFQDFNLFAHLTALENVTLGLKRVRGMPAADATDAATAHLEQVGLAAQADSYPAELSGGQQQRVGIARALAMEPKLLLFDEPTSALDPELVGEVVDVMRDLADRGMTMLVVSHEMGFARSAADDIHFLDGGRVVESGPPEQLFEHPEHDRTETFLTGLQSGEQR; encoded by the coding sequence ATGACACTGCTACGAGTCGAGAACGTCGACAAGTCCTACGGGGACGAGGAGGTACTGAACGGCGTCAGCTTCGAGATGGACCGCGGGGACGTCGACGTGTTGATGGGCCCCAGCGGCAGCGGGAAGTCGACGACGTTGCGCTGTATCAACCGGCTGACCGACATCGACAGCGGCGACATCTGGCTCGACGGAACCGACGTCGCCGCCCCGGAGACGGACGTGAACAAACTCCGACAGGACGTCGGCATGGTGTTCCAAGATTTCAACCTCTTTGCCCACCTCACGGCGCTCGAAAACGTCACGCTCGGGCTGAAACGGGTGCGGGGTATGCCCGCGGCCGACGCCACCGACGCGGCCACGGCGCACCTCGAACAGGTCGGACTCGCGGCCCAGGCGGACTCGTACCCCGCCGAGCTCTCGGGCGGCCAGCAACAGCGGGTCGGCATCGCCCGCGCGCTGGCGATGGAGCCGAAACTACTGCTGTTCGACGAGCCGACCAGCGCGCTCGACCCGGAGCTCGTCGGCGAGGTGGTCGACGTGATGCGTGACCTGGCCGACCGCGGGATGACGATGCTCGTCGTCAGCCACGAGATGGGCTTTGCCCGGTCGGCCGCCGACGACATCCACTTCCTCGACGGCGGCCGCGTCGTCGAGTCGGGGCCGCCCGAACAGCTGTTCGAGCACCCGGAACACGACCGAACCGAGACGTTTCTCACCGGCCTCCAGTCGGGCGAGCAGCGATGA
- a CDS encoding amino acid ABC transporter permease produces the protein MLQAGDWAFVVDNLGYLFGGATVTVGLTLAALAVGFLLGFPAGALEVYGDGLLQRLVSTGGVLLRGTPIVVIMLVLFFVVSISKSAFVTATVGLGLRSAAYQSQIFRGAIQSVDEGQLEAARAVGMSRFEAIRHVVVPQALRRSMPGFQNEFTIVLKDTSIAFAIGLAELLTRGYDLFTQSGRSTAVLEVFLAISAVYFVLTFVTNRGLDRLADYYAIPSGENR, from the coding sequence ATGTTACAGGCAGGTGACTGGGCGTTCGTCGTCGACAATCTCGGCTACCTGTTTGGCGGTGCGACCGTCACAGTCGGGCTGACGCTCGCGGCCCTCGCCGTGGGGTTCCTGCTGGGATTCCCCGCCGGGGCGCTCGAAGTGTACGGTGACGGCCTGCTACAGCGGCTCGTGAGCACGGGCGGCGTTCTCCTCCGAGGCACGCCTATCGTCGTCATCATGCTCGTGCTGTTCTTCGTGGTCTCGATTTCGAAGTCGGCGTTCGTGACGGCGACTGTCGGCCTCGGACTGCGGAGCGCGGCCTACCAGTCACAGATATTCAGAGGGGCGATCCAGAGTGTCGACGAGGGACAACTGGAGGCGGCCCGCGCAGTCGGCATGAGCCGCTTCGAGGCTATCCGTCACGTCGTCGTCCCGCAGGCGCTGCGCCGCAGCATGCCCGGCTTCCAAAACGAGTTCACTATCGTTCTGAAAGACACCAGCATCGCCTTCGCCATCGGCCTCGCGGAGCTGCTGACGCGGGGGTACGACCTGTTCACCCAGAGCGGGCGTTCGACCGCCGTCCTCGAAGTGTTTCTGGCGATCAGCGCGGTGTATTTCGTCCTGACGTTCGTGACCAACCGCGGGCTGGACCGACTGGCCGACTACTACGCGATTCCCTCGGGAGAAAACAGATGA
- a CDS encoding basic amino acid ABC transporter substrate-binding protein, whose product MSERGLSRRRYLTTVGGAAVTLSVAGCSGNDSSNGDERTITAGTAPGFPPFEMKEGGELVGFDVDLLTAVVEQTDYTLSGWEEFKFDSLTPALLNNNIDVIAAGLTIGPDRDENIDFSDPYYSSDQAIVVRSDGSFSPGSLPDLADRTVGAQKGTTGESTVQDELVGDEITENQYNAYGNYVLAIQDLENGNVDAVVIDVPVANSFAANRPVEVAFVYETGEKFGFGVREGDEARQSALNEGLGTVRESGTYEELTQKWFGE is encoded by the coding sequence ATGTCTGAGAGAGGACTCTCGCGACGGCGGTATCTCACCACGGTCGGCGGGGCAGCCGTCACCCTGTCGGTGGCCGGCTGTTCCGGCAACGACAGTAGTAACGGCGACGAACGGACGATTACGGCCGGTACCGCACCCGGCTTCCCGCCGTTCGAGATGAAAGAGGGCGGGGAGCTCGTCGGCTTCGACGTCGACTTGCTGACGGCCGTCGTCGAGCAGACCGACTACACGCTGTCGGGCTGGGAGGAGTTCAAGTTCGACTCGCTGACCCCGGCGCTGCTCAACAACAACATCGACGTCATCGCCGCCGGGTTGACTATCGGCCCCGACCGCGACGAGAACATCGACTTCAGCGACCCGTACTACTCCTCCGACCAGGCCATTGTCGTACGGTCGGACGGCAGTTTCTCGCCGGGGAGCCTCCCGGACCTCGCGGACCGAACCGTCGGGGCACAGAAAGGAACTACCGGGGAGAGCACCGTTCAGGACGAACTCGTCGGAGACGAGATCACCGAGAACCAGTACAACGCCTACGGCAACTACGTACTGGCCATTCAGGACCTCGAGAACGGCAACGTCGACGCCGTCGTCATCGACGTCCCCGTCGCCAACTCCTTCGCGGCGAACCGCCCCGTCGAGGTGGCGTTCGTCTACGAGACAGGCGAGAAGTTCGGCTTCGGCGTCCGAGAGGGCGACGAGGCCCGCCAGTCCGCCCTCAACGAGGGGCTGGGGACGGTCCGCGAGTCGGGCACCTACGAGGAACTGACCCAGAAGTGGTTCGGCGAGTAG
- a CDS encoding COX15/CtaA family protein, whose product MTTRFRRLLTATTALTFGLILLGVYTGAIGAGLTCDGRWPLCDGWLGLFPANWASFVEWFHRFVAMITGFAILGSTAAAWRGDYSSRLKYATAVATVVLPVQILLGANTIVNFGAAAQVLHHAAALAILTALVAATAWSYDASATTATADTSAESGTDTDATPSSD is encoded by the coding sequence ATGACCACCCGTTTCCGCCGGCTGCTCACGGCGACGACGGCGCTGACCTTCGGTCTCATCCTGCTCGGGGTGTACACCGGGGCCATCGGTGCCGGGCTGACCTGTGACGGCCGCTGGCCGCTGTGTGACGGCTGGCTCGGACTCTTCCCGGCCAACTGGGCGAGCTTCGTCGAGTGGTTCCACCGTTTCGTGGCGATGATAACCGGCTTCGCCATCCTCGGCTCGACCGCCGCCGCCTGGCGCGGTGACTACTCGTCCCGACTCAAGTACGCTACCGCCGTCGCTACGGTGGTGCTCCCGGTCCAGATACTGCTCGGGGCGAACACCATCGTCAACTTCGGGGCGGCCGCGCAGGTGCTCCACCACGCCGCCGCGCTGGCGATCCTGACCGCGCTGGTCGCCGCGACCGCGTGGTCGTACGACGCGTCCGCGACGACGGCGACCGCCGATACATCGGCCGAGTCGGGGACGGACACCGACGCGACACCGAGCTCCGACTGA
- a CDS encoding NADP-dependent malic enzyme, with product MGLDEDALDYHSQDPPGKIEIATTKPTNTQRDLSLAYSPGVAAPCEEIATDAEKAFRYTAKGNLVGVVSDGTAVLGLGDIGPEASKPVMEGKGVLFKRFADIDVFDIELDTDEDVDVMVNAIGAMEPTFGGINLEDIAAPECFEVERRLRETMDIPVFHDDQHGTAIISGAALVNAADIAGKELADLNIVFSGAGASAIATARFYVSLGAERDNITMCDSSGIITADRADHEGLNEFKSAFARDVPEGDLADALAGADVFVGLSVGGIVDEAMVRSMAQDPIIFAMANPDPEIDYETAKHARDDTVIMATGRSDYPNQVNNVLGFPFIFRGALDVRATEINEAMKVAAAEALAELARKDVPDAVVKAYGDQPLQFGPEYIIPKPLDPRVLFEVTPAVAEAAMDSGAARTELDHDTYVEELEARLGKSREMMRVVLNKAKSDPKRVVLGEGDDEKMIRAAYQLVEQGIAEPVLLGDAEKIEATRRRFGLEFDPVVVDPETADIETYADRLYELRQRKGVTRREAEELLRNGNYLGSVMVEMGDADAMLTGLTHHYPRALRPPLQVIGTAEDADYAAGVYMLTFKNQVIFCADTTVNQDPDADVLAEVTRHTADLARRFNVEPRAAMLSYSNFGSVDNSGTQKPRDAVAKLQADDRVDFPVDGEMQADTAVVEDILNGTYEFSELEDPANVLVFPNLEAGNIGYKLLQRLGGAEAIGPMLVGMDKPVHVLQRGDEVKDIVNLAGVAVVDAQQE from the coding sequence ATGGGACTCGACGAGGACGCACTCGACTATCACAGCCAGGACCCGCCGGGCAAGATAGAGATCGCGACGACGAAACCGACCAACACCCAGCGGGACCTCTCGCTCGCGTACTCGCCCGGCGTGGCCGCGCCGTGTGAAGAGATAGCCACCGACGCCGAGAAGGCCTTTCGCTACACTGCGAAGGGGAACCTCGTCGGCGTCGTCTCCGACGGGACGGCGGTGTTGGGGCTGGGCGACATCGGCCCCGAGGCCTCGAAGCCCGTGATGGAGGGCAAGGGCGTGCTGTTCAAACGCTTCGCGGACATCGACGTCTTCGATATCGAACTCGACACCGACGAAGACGTGGACGTGATGGTCAACGCCATCGGGGCGATGGAGCCGACTTTCGGCGGCATCAACCTCGAAGACATCGCGGCCCCGGAGTGTTTCGAGGTGGAACGGCGTCTCCGCGAGACGATGGACATCCCCGTGTTCCACGACGACCAGCACGGCACCGCCATCATCTCCGGGGCGGCGCTGGTCAACGCCGCCGACATCGCGGGCAAGGAGCTCGCCGACCTGAACATCGTCTTCTCCGGAGCCGGTGCGAGCGCTATCGCGACCGCCCGTTTCTACGTCTCGCTGGGCGCCGAGCGGGACAACATCACCATGTGTGACTCCTCGGGCATCATCACCGCGGACCGCGCCGACCACGAAGGGCTCAACGAGTTCAAGTCGGCGTTCGCCCGCGACGTGCCGGAGGGCGACCTGGCCGACGCGTTGGCCGGCGCGGACGTGTTCGTCGGCCTCTCCGTGGGCGGCATCGTCGACGAGGCGATGGTCCGGTCGATGGCTCAGGACCCGATTATCTTCGCGATGGCCAACCCCGACCCCGAAATCGACTACGAGACGGCCAAACACGCCCGCGACGACACCGTCATCATGGCGACGGGACGCTCCGACTACCCGAATCAGGTGAACAACGTGCTGGGCTTTCCCTTCATCTTCCGGGGCGCACTGGACGTGCGGGCCACCGAAATCAACGAGGCGATGAAAGTCGCCGCGGCCGAGGCGCTGGCCGAGCTGGCGCGCAAAGACGTGCCCGACGCCGTAGTCAAGGCCTACGGCGACCAGCCGCTGCAGTTCGGGCCGGAGTACATCATCCCTAAACCGCTCGATCCCCGCGTCCTCTTCGAGGTGACGCCGGCCGTCGCGGAGGCGGCGATGGACAGCGGCGCGGCCCGGACGGAGCTTGACCACGACACCTACGTCGAGGAACTGGAGGCCCGCCTCGGGAAGTCCCGCGAGATGATGCGCGTCGTGTTGAACAAGGCAAAGAGCGACCCCAAGCGCGTGGTGCTCGGCGAGGGCGACGACGAGAAGATGATTCGCGCCGCATACCAGCTCGTCGAGCAGGGTATCGCGGAGCCGGTCCTTCTGGGCGACGCCGAGAAGATAGAGGCCACCCGCCGCCGGTTCGGCCTCGAGTTCGACCCCGTCGTCGTCGACCCCGAGACGGCAGACATCGAAACCTACGCCGACCGCCTGTACGAACTGCGCCAGCGCAAGGGCGTCACCCGCCGGGAGGCCGAGGAGCTGCTCCGGAACGGGAACTACCTCGGTAGCGTGATGGTCGAGATGGGCGACGCCGACGCGATGCTGACTGGGCTGACCCACCACTACCCGCGGGCGCTGCGCCCGCCGCTGCAGGTCATCGGCACCGCCGAGGACGCCGACTACGCGGCCGGCGTCTACATGCTGACGTTCAAAAACCAGGTCATCTTCTGTGCCGACACCACGGTCAACCAGGACCCCGACGCCGACGTGCTGGCCGAAGTGACCCGCCACACGGCGGACCTGGCCCGCCGGTTCAACGTCGAGCCCCGCGCGGCGATGCTGTCGTACTCGAACTTCGGCAGCGTCGACAACTCGGGGACCCAGAAACCCCGCGACGCGGTCGCCAAACTGCAGGCCGACGACCGCGTCGACTTCCCGGTCGACGGGGAGATGCAGGCCGACACCGCGGTCGTCGAGGACATCCTCAACGGGACCTACGAGTTTTCCGAACTAGAGGACCCCGCGAACGTGCTCGTCTTCCCGAACCTCGAAGCCGGCAACATCGGCTACAAACTCCTCCAGCGACTGGGCGGCGCCGAGGCCATCGGGCCGATGCTCGTCGGGATGGACAAACCGGTCCACGTCCTCCAGCGCGGCGACGAAGTGAAGGACATCGTCAATCTCGCCGGCGTGGCAGTCGTAGACGCACAACAGGAGTAG
- a CDS encoding NAD-dependent epimerase/dehydratase family protein, protein MTETVAVTGGNGRIGGAVLEHLSGEGFRTVNLSRGSREESHADAYLRTDLLEMGEVYGSLAKSDADAVCHLGMIPTPDAGPGFRTFESNAMSTYHVLEAAGELGVETVTLASSLSAIGGGFEPDPITVDSLPVDETHRLTPSTAYGLGKQTLEAVADGFARRADGPRTISSLRFPWVVDDELARETFVEPDRRLAALRDSPRFHTQRNTLFAYVHVSDMVELVTETLTAGFDGHERFWVSAPDTVTETPTAAVLAAVYPDAERRDGFPGDEYASLVDTGKAQSLLDWTPQWQWRHHR, encoded by the coding sequence ATGACAGAGACGGTCGCCGTCACAGGCGGGAACGGTCGCATCGGTGGGGCAGTGCTCGAACACCTGTCCGGCGAGGGGTTCCGGACGGTGAACCTCTCGCGCGGGTCCCGCGAGGAGTCACACGCGGACGCCTACCTCCGGACAGACCTGCTGGAGATGGGGGAGGTGTACGGCTCGCTCGCCAAGAGCGACGCCGACGCGGTCTGTCACCTCGGGATGATTCCGACGCCCGACGCCGGACCGGGGTTCCGGACCTTCGAGAGCAACGCGATGTCGACCTACCACGTGCTGGAGGCGGCGGGCGAACTGGGCGTCGAGACCGTCACCCTCGCGTCGAGTCTGAGCGCCATCGGGGGCGGCTTCGAGCCCGACCCGATCACCGTCGACTCGCTCCCGGTCGACGAGACCCATCGGCTCACGCCGTCGACGGCCTACGGCCTCGGGAAACAGACGCTAGAAGCGGTCGCCGACGGGTTCGCACGGCGGGCCGACGGCCCGCGGACCATCAGCTCACTCCGGTTTCCGTGGGTGGTCGACGACGAACTGGCCCGGGAGACGTTCGTCGAACCGGACCGGCGCCTGGCTGCGTTGCGTGACTCGCCGCGGTTTCACACCCAGCGCAACACCCTCTTTGCCTACGTCCACGTCTCGGACATGGTCGAACTGGTCACCGAAACGCTCACCGCTGGCTTCGACGGCCACGAGCGGTTCTGGGTATCGGCGCCGGACACGGTGACGGAGACGCCGACGGCAGCGGTTCTCGCGGCGGTGTACCCGGACGCCGAACGCCGTGACGGGTTCCCCGGGGACGAGTACGCGTCGCTCGTCGACACGGGGAAGGCACAGTCGCTGCTCGACTGGACACCGCAGTGGCAGTGGCGACACCACCGCTGA
- a CDS encoding ribonuclease H, protein MAAYGRPTLRDLFDESPTPHIAHPPRSHHRDFYIATDGSFRPHSGGPVNGDRTPTESGGLGVVIETLDGERVVRLSVPDSAPDNNVAEYRALHLGLDVLASRAPTDARVGLLIDHDQLAENVNAEVLATHGSAYDPPHGVSVPPATGLHWRGIQARINGFGEVRAARISSDRNPAHPLANAPDQYDHVNAEPDRCLRSESASGEERVPPPSRADRGEASN, encoded by the coding sequence ATGGCCGCTTATGGCCGGCCGACCTTACGAGACCTGTTCGATGAGTCACCGACGCCGCATATCGCTCACCCGCCTCGTAGCCACCATCGAGACTTCTACATCGCCACGGATGGCTCGTTTCGACCGCACAGCGGCGGGCCCGTCAACGGCGACCGGACGCCCACCGAATCCGGCGGGCTCGGCGTCGTCATCGAGACGCTCGACGGCGAGCGCGTCGTCCGGCTGTCGGTGCCCGACAGCGCCCCGGACAACAACGTCGCGGAGTATCGGGCGCTCCATCTGGGACTCGACGTGTTAGCGTCGCGGGCCCCGACGGACGCCCGCGTCGGCTTGCTCATCGACCACGACCAGCTGGCCGAGAACGTCAACGCCGAGGTGCTGGCGACACACGGCTCCGCCTACGACCCGCCACACGGCGTCAGCGTGCCGCCGGCGACCGGGCTCCACTGGCGGGGCATTCAGGCCCGCATCAACGGCTTCGGAGAAGTGAGGGCCGCGCGCATATCGAGCGACCGGAACCCGGCCCATCCGCTGGCGAACGCGCCGGACCAGTACGACCACGTCAACGCCGAACCGGACCGCTGTCTGCGCTCCGAGTCGGCGAGCGGTGAGGAACGGGTCCCGCCGCCGTCGCGGGCCGACCGCGGCGAGGCCTCGAACTGA